The following proteins come from a genomic window of Miscanthus floridulus cultivar M001 chromosome 2, ASM1932011v1, whole genome shotgun sequence:
- the LOC136530284 gene encoding vacuolar cation/proton exchanger 2 isoform X1, with the protein MRGSAGAVLDSSRAAASQMMVAEKPALGFQQAHAEGEDELELASPAGSPAPPPRKMHSLDFEHIGSLAAVAESLAPGSRWRRALTSVRVVIFQAKINVLLPFGPLAIMLHYLSGTHQGWVFLFSLIGITPLAERLGYATEQLACYTGPTVGGLLNATFGNATEMIISIYALKNGMIRVVQQSLLGSILSNMLLVLGCAFFAGGLVHSNRDQVFNKASAVVNSGLLLMAVLGLMFPAVLHFTHSEAQYGKSEVTLSRFSSCIMLVAYASYLFFQLKSHRSMYSPIGDEEEATEEEEDEKEITQWEAICWLFILTIWISILSGYLVDAIQGASESLNLPVAFISVILLPIVGNAAEHASAIMFAMKNKLDITLGVAIGSSTQISMFVIPFCVVIGWMMGQEMDLNFQLFETATLFITVLVVAFMLQEGTSNYFKGLMLILCYLIVAASFFVHVDPDATGEN; encoded by the exons ATGCGCGGATCCGCCGGCGCGGTCCTTGATTCGAGCCGGGCCGCGGCCTCGCAGATGATGGTGGCGGAGAAGCCGGCGCTGGGGTTCCAGCAGGCGCACGCGGAGGGGGAGGACGAGCTGGAGCTGGCGTCGCCGGCGggctcgccggcgccgccgccccgGAAGATGCACTCGCTGGACTTCGAGCACATCGGCTCGCTCGCCGCCGTGGCCGAGTCGCTCGCCCCCGGGAGCAGGTGGCGGAGGGCGCTCACCAGCGTGCGCGTCGTCATCTTCCAGGCCAAGATCAACGTGCTCCTCCCCTTCGGCCCGCTCGCCATCATGCTCCACTATCTCTCCGGAACGCAC CAAGGATGGGTTTTCCTTTTCAGCTTAATCGGCATTACCCCGTTGGCCGAGAGATTGGGATACGCAACTGA GCAACTTGCTTGCTACACTGGCCCAACTG TTGGGGGGCTACTGAATGCTACATTTGGAAATGCAACGGAAATGATTATATCAATATATGCACTGAAAAATGGGATGATTCGAGTCGTCCAGCAGTCACTCCTAGGATCAATATTGTCAAATATGCTGCTGGTTCTTGGGTGTGCTTTCTTTGCTGGTGGTCTTGTACATTCTAACAGGGACCAGGTCTTCAACAAG GCATCAGCTGTTGTAAACTCAGGACTACTGTTGATGGCTGTCTTAGGCCTTATGTTCCCAGCAGTGCTTCACTTCACACATTCAGAAGCACAGTATGGAAAATCTGAAGTAACTCTCTCAAGGTTTAGTAGCTGCATCATGCTTGTGGCCTATGCTAGCTATCTATTTTTTCAACTAAAGAGCCACCGCAGTATGTACAGCCCAATTGGTGAT GAAGAAgaagccactgaggaggaggaggatgaaaaGGAGATAACACAATGGGAGGCTATCTGCTGGCTTTTTATATTGACTATTTGGATTTCAATACTCTCAGGGTACCTGGTTGATGCCATCCAG GGTGCGTCTGAATCATTAAACTTGCCAGTAGCCTTTATTAGTGTTATTCTGCTTCCTATTGTGGGGAATGCTGCTGAACATGCGAGTGCCATTATGTTTGCCATGAAAAACAAATTG GACATTACATTGGGAGTTGCGATAGGATCATCAACACAGATCTCCATGTTTGTG ATTCCATTCTGTGTGGTAATTGGCTGGATGATGGGGCAAGAAATGGACTTGAATTTTCAACTGTTTGAGACAGCGACTCTCTTTATAACTGTACTAGTGGTGGCATTCATGCTACAG GAAGGCACATCAAACTATTTTAAAGGCCTTATGCTCATCTTGTGCTACCTCATAGTTGCTGCAAGCTTCTTCGTCCATGTAGATCCTGATGCAA CAGGTGAGAACTAA
- the LOC136530284 gene encoding vacuolar cation/proton exchanger 2 isoform X2 translates to MRGSAGAVLDSSRAAASQMMVAEKPALGFQQAHAEGEDELELASPAGSPAPPPRKMHSLDFEHIGSLAAVAESLAPGSRWRRALTSVRVVIFQAKINVLLPFGPLAIMLHYLSGTHQGWVFLFSLIGITPLAERLGYATEQLACYTGPTVGGLLNATFGNATEMIISIYALKNGMIRVVQQSLLGSILSNMLLVLGCAFFAGGLVHSNRDQVFNKASAVVNSGLLLMAVLGLMFPAVLHFTHSEAQYGKSEVTLSRFSSCIMLVAYASYLFFQLKSHRSMYSPIGDEEEATEEEEDEKEITQWEAICWLFILTIWISILSGYLVDAIQGASESLNLPVAFISVILLPIVGNAAEHASAIMFAMKNKLDITLGVAIGSSTQISMFVIPFCVVIGWMMGQEMDLNFQLFETATLFITVLVVAFMLQEGTSNYFKGLMLILCYLIVAASFFVHVDPDASEN, encoded by the exons ATGCGCGGATCCGCCGGCGCGGTCCTTGATTCGAGCCGGGCCGCGGCCTCGCAGATGATGGTGGCGGAGAAGCCGGCGCTGGGGTTCCAGCAGGCGCACGCGGAGGGGGAGGACGAGCTGGAGCTGGCGTCGCCGGCGggctcgccggcgccgccgccccgGAAGATGCACTCGCTGGACTTCGAGCACATCGGCTCGCTCGCCGCCGTGGCCGAGTCGCTCGCCCCCGGGAGCAGGTGGCGGAGGGCGCTCACCAGCGTGCGCGTCGTCATCTTCCAGGCCAAGATCAACGTGCTCCTCCCCTTCGGCCCGCTCGCCATCATGCTCCACTATCTCTCCGGAACGCAC CAAGGATGGGTTTTCCTTTTCAGCTTAATCGGCATTACCCCGTTGGCCGAGAGATTGGGATACGCAACTGA GCAACTTGCTTGCTACACTGGCCCAACTG TTGGGGGGCTACTGAATGCTACATTTGGAAATGCAACGGAAATGATTATATCAATATATGCACTGAAAAATGGGATGATTCGAGTCGTCCAGCAGTCACTCCTAGGATCAATATTGTCAAATATGCTGCTGGTTCTTGGGTGTGCTTTCTTTGCTGGTGGTCTTGTACATTCTAACAGGGACCAGGTCTTCAACAAG GCATCAGCTGTTGTAAACTCAGGACTACTGTTGATGGCTGTCTTAGGCCTTATGTTCCCAGCAGTGCTTCACTTCACACATTCAGAAGCACAGTATGGAAAATCTGAAGTAACTCTCTCAAGGTTTAGTAGCTGCATCATGCTTGTGGCCTATGCTAGCTATCTATTTTTTCAACTAAAGAGCCACCGCAGTATGTACAGCCCAATTGGTGAT GAAGAAgaagccactgaggaggaggaggatgaaaaGGAGATAACACAATGGGAGGCTATCTGCTGGCTTTTTATATTGACTATTTGGATTTCAATACTCTCAGGGTACCTGGTTGATGCCATCCAG GGTGCGTCTGAATCATTAAACTTGCCAGTAGCCTTTATTAGTGTTATTCTGCTTCCTATTGTGGGGAATGCTGCTGAACATGCGAGTGCCATTATGTTTGCCATGAAAAACAAATTG GACATTACATTGGGAGTTGCGATAGGATCATCAACACAGATCTCCATGTTTGTG ATTCCATTCTGTGTGGTAATTGGCTGGATGATGGGGCAAGAAATGGACTTGAATTTTCAACTGTTTGAGACAGCGACTCTCTTTATAACTGTACTAGTGGTGGCATTCATGCTACAG GAAGGCACATCAAACTATTTTAAAGGCCTTATGCTCATCTTGTGCTACCTCATAGTTGCTGCAAGCTTCTTCGTCCATGTAGATCCTGATGCAA GTGAGAACTAA